In Clostridium swellfunianum, a genomic segment contains:
- the murJ gene encoding murein biosynthesis integral membrane protein MurJ, with protein sequence MSKSKLARAAGIVMIITIISKVIGFLRDTLVANSFGATYQTDAYNMAITIPEILFAVFSLAITTTFIPILSESFKNHGKKEMFKFANNIINILVIISIILTIVGWELSPQLVRIIAPKFRGQTFELTVTLMKISVINILFMTLNGAYTAILQTLDDFTSPALVGIMLNMPIIIYILLGAKAGVIGLTIATVFGNVLKVLVQLPWLVKNGYTYELFIDLKDSRIRKMLLLILPVVIGAGANQINAIIDKTIGSGLPAGSISALNYASRITDVIYISFATAIVTVIYPALSRESSSTSYDNFKIYINKAVNNINLIMIPCTVGLIILSNPLINFLFKHGAFDDRAASMTSIALVCFSVGIPFYGIRDVFNRALYALKDTKSSTFNGILGITINIILNLILVRFIGIGGLALSTSIAAITTTFLLLNSLVRKIGKLNMGPIIINLIKIIISSSVMGLIVKISYSALNSAIGGFSGNLIGITISVFLGVTTYFIQLKIYKVPEFEDILQMIKNKL encoded by the coding sequence ATGAGCAAATCAAAATTAGCTAGGGCTGCAGGAATTGTAATGATTATTACAATTATCAGTAAGGTAATAGGTTTTTTAAGAGATACTTTGGTTGCAAATTCATTTGGAGCTACCTATCAAACAGATGCCTACAATATGGCTATAACGATTCCAGAAATACTATTTGCAGTTTTTAGTTTAGCTATTACCACTACGTTTATTCCTATATTGAGTGAGAGTTTTAAGAACCATGGGAAGAAAGAAATGTTCAAGTTCGCTAATAATATTATTAACATATTAGTGATTATATCAATAATATTAACCATTGTAGGATGGGAACTTTCGCCACAGCTAGTTAGAATTATAGCGCCTAAATTTAGAGGACAAACCTTTGAACTTACAGTAACTCTGATGAAAATTAGTGTTATAAATATTTTATTTATGACTTTAAATGGAGCATATACAGCTATACTGCAAACTTTAGATGACTTTACTTCTCCTGCTCTTGTAGGAATAATGCTTAATATGCCAATTATTATTTATATTCTTTTAGGAGCAAAAGCAGGTGTAATAGGCCTAACTATTGCCACTGTATTTGGAAACGTGTTGAAGGTTTTGGTGCAGTTACCATGGCTAGTTAAAAACGGATATACCTACGAACTATTTATAGATTTAAAGGACAGTAGGATTAGGAAGATGCTGCTTCTAATACTACCAGTGGTTATAGGGGCAGGAGCAAATCAGATAAATGCAATTATCGATAAAACTATAGGATCAGGACTTCCAGCAGGCAGTATTTCTGCTTTAAATTATGCTTCTCGGATAACTGATGTAATATATATTAGCTTTGCTACAGCTATTGTAACGGTTATTTATCCTGCACTATCAAGAGAGAGTAGCAGCACCAGCTACGATAATTTTAAAATCTACATAAATAAGGCTGTAAATAACATCAATTTAATTATGATACCATGTACAGTTGGGTTAATAATTTTGAGCAATCCCTTAATAAATTTTTTGTTTAAGCATGGAGCATTTGATGATAGGGCCGCATCAATGACTTCTATAGCATTAGTATGTTTTTCAGTGGGGATTCCATTTTATGGGATAAGAGATGTGTTTAATAGAGCGCTATATGCTTTAAAGGATACAAAATCTTCAACTTTTAATGGAATTTTAGGCATAACAATAAATATAATCTTAAATTTAATCTTGGTAAGATTTATAGGTATAGGTGGACTTGCATTATCCACATCAATAGCTGCCATAACAACTACTTTTTTATTATTAAATAGCTTAGTGAGAAAGATTGGAAAGTTGAATATGGGACCTATAATAATTAATCTAATTAAGATTATTATCTCATCGTCGGTAATGGGATTAATTGTTAAAATTTCCTATAGTGCATTGAATAGTGCTATAGGTGGTTTTTCTGGTAATCTCATTGGAATAACTATATCAGTTTTTTTAGGAGTGACTACCTATTTTATACAATTAAAAATATACAAAGTTCCTGAATTTGAAGATATTTTGCAAATGATTAAAAATAAGCTATAA
- a CDS encoding glycosyltransferase produces MNVLFIGIREDEQDITSGPKKVANTLFNTLRKQDKNVYFYGLPWEDGNKGKSSDYEIANEYEVEGSMRHIAKFIREKNINVVYLARYYSILALFLCSLKLIYRFKLVYTVHGIIKKEKEINKSFKTYSILFEKMILRYSDKIVVITEDSKKELIKSYPSLCEKKITVINNGVSILPLSEKIDIKAVYNLRKQDKIIFTIGTRKIKNIETVIDNFINSNLYNSCVLLIAGENDTEYARYLISKYIGYNKVVFTGNMNPNILNNAYSQCDIFVQVSKFETFGMSIVEALLHKKNVVISSKLPISQCFSDEEVCFYNEEKDELSNKMLYCLDKLPYENEKGFQRAKDLFDWKNISQQYFEAFESTYYAK; encoded by the coding sequence ATGAATGTATTATTTATAGGAATTAGAGAAGATGAACAGGATATTACTTCAGGTCCTAAGAAGGTAGCTAACACTTTATTCAATACATTAAGAAAGCAAGACAAAAATGTGTATTTTTATGGACTACCATGGGAAGATGGAAATAAAGGTAAATCGTCTGATTATGAAATAGCTAATGAATATGAAGTAGAAGGTTCGATGAGGCATATAGCGAAATTTATTAGAGAAAAAAATATAAATGTTGTATATCTTGCAAGATACTATTCTATTTTGGCTCTGTTTTTATGTAGTCTTAAGCTTATATATAGGTTTAAACTTGTTTACACTGTCCATGGTATAATAAAGAAAGAAAAAGAGATTAATAAGTCTTTTAAGACCTATAGTATTTTATTTGAGAAAATGATATTGAGGTACTCTGACAAAATAGTAGTTATAACTGAAGATTCAAAGAAAGAGCTTATTAAAAGTTATCCTAGTTTATGTGAGAAGAAAATTACTGTAATTAATAATGGTGTTTCTATTTTACCATTAAGTGAAAAAATAGATATTAAAGCTGTATATAATTTAAGAAAACAAGATAAGATTATTTTTACTATTGGAACAAGAAAAATTAAGAATATTGAGACTGTAATTGACAATTTTATAAATAGTAATCTCTATAATAGTTGTGTCTTACTTATCGCAGGCGAAAATGACACTGAATATGCAAGATACTTGATAAGTAAATATATTGGCTATAATAAAGTAGTTTTCACTGGGAATATGAATCCTAACATTCTCAATAATGCTTATTCTCAATGTGATATCTTTGTACAAGTGAGCAAATTTGAGACATTTGGCATGTCTATTGTAGAAGCATTACTGCATAAAAAAAATGTGGTTATTTCATCGAAGCTTCCAATAAGTCAGTGCTTTTCTGATGAAGAAGTTTGTTTCTACAATGAAGAAAAGGATGAATTAAGCAATAAAATGTTATATTGTCTAGATAAACTACCATATGAGAATGAAAAAGGCTTCCAAAGAGCTAAGGATCTATTCGATTGGAAAAATATATCGCAACAATATTTTGAAGCTTTTGAGTCTACATACTACGCAAAATAA
- a CDS encoding O-antigen ligase family protein — protein sequence MKTVSKNYDTFAEALIIFVILLSSTTGWYLIDFLGMSYFWLIFIGSTFLIVYLFYRKINILDYFKNFFKNKLNIIIILYLVWISITYLVNFIGKSSILYIGKAWVLVSVYLIISQAYFNNLSKDRKYKSIFKCAKSIFYLGIVLSIVGLYQFVYNSNKVFGIIVSDWPSYNPASMYGNVNGFGTYLFFSIVSGVYLFVNNIESKVKYSIGAIVVAQIYIMYLTVARTSIVITIIYLIVNFTGLCVFRRNTLKKLFNFKMILILIFANIAMVCILNMSDIKQYFSSKPIRTTERKASDMLAEKNSKGVNSRQLIWKAVLSNYEEYVITGDGLKYNILKRINPEEVISKRSKGVDRISYHNTLFRYFASNGILGLILFLALYSYVPLKIFKGMRIRKEYSFEFLNLLTFLLCIFLYMQMEEVYLGEVGLVPIITCLMISFSNSFIELED from the coding sequence TTGAAAACTGTAAGTAAAAATTATGATACCTTTGCTGAAGCTTTAATTATATTTGTAATTTTATTATCGTCAACAACTGGATGGTATTTAATTGATTTTTTAGGTATGTCATATTTTTGGCTTATATTTATTGGATCAACATTTTTAATTGTGTATTTATTTTATAGAAAAATTAATATATTAGATTATTTTAAAAACTTTTTTAAAAATAAATTAAATATTATTATTATTTTATATCTAGTTTGGATATCCATAACCTATCTTGTGAATTTTATTGGGAAATCTAGTATTTTATATATAGGTAAGGCCTGGGTATTAGTTTCCGTATATTTGATAATTTCTCAAGCTTATTTTAATAATTTAAGCAAGGATAGAAAGTATAAATCTATTTTTAAATGTGCAAAGTCTATTTTTTATCTTGGCATAGTTTTGAGCATTGTTGGTTTATATCAGTTTGTTTATAATTCGAACAAGGTTTTTGGTATAATTGTATCAGATTGGCCTTCGTATAATCCTGCGTCTATGTATGGAAATGTAAATGGTTTTGGAACATATTTATTTTTCTCAATTGTTTCAGGGGTATACTTGTTTGTAAATAATATTGAAAGCAAGGTCAAATACTCCATTGGAGCTATAGTTGTTGCTCAAATTTATATTATGTATTTAACCGTAGCTAGAACAAGTATAGTTATAACAATAATTTATTTAATAGTTAATTTTACTGGCCTTTGCGTCTTTAGAAGAAACACATTAAAAAAATTATTTAATTTTAAAATGATTTTGATTTTGATTTTTGCTAATATAGCTATGGTTTGTATTTTAAATATGTCCGATATAAAGCAATATTTCTCTAGTAAACCTATTAGGACTACTGAAAGAAAAGCTAGTGATATGCTGGCGGAGAAAAATAGTAAAGGGGTTAACAGTAGACAATTAATATGGAAGGCAGTTCTAAGTAATTATGAAGAATACGTTATTACAGGTGATGGGCTAAAATATAATATACTTAAAAGAATTAATCCTGAAGAGGTCATAAGCAAGAGAAGTAAGGGAGTAGATAGGATAAGTTATCACAATACATTATTTAGATATTTTGCTTCAAATGGTATATTGGGGCTAATTTTATTCCTAGCATTATATTCTTATGTGCCGCTTAAGATTTTTAAAGGAATGAGAATAAGAAAAGAATATTCTTTTGAATTTTTAAACCTTCTTACTTTCCTTTTGTGTATATTTTTATATATGCAAATGGAAGAAGTATATCTGGGAGAGGTTGGTCTAGTTCCTATAATAACATGTTTAATGATAAGTTTCTCGAATTCATTTATTGAATTAGAGGATTAA
- a CDS encoding LicD family protein produces the protein MDSKILELFPDRRLDYLSETNLRQAQLISLRILKTIDYICKKHNIQYWLDCGTLLGAVRHKGFIPWDDDVDIAMTRDDYNRFLEIVHKELPDDFFVQNFNTTPYAGNTWTQIKDRKSKIILERNAEYHEGIYVDIFPFDTYSDKLLKRIFREKIYKLMYIKVQAINAPLKKPYFEKINIIKNIVKVLLKVTFFIFAFLNYKFIYNLNINTRDKRIADMAKNPQTNYGIGTDVLNWDNVYKAGDIFPLTKVKFEDYEFSCPNNYGNYLKLTYGSDYMKMPPESKRIFHNLEIKPVLNETEIEELNRKFR, from the coding sequence ATGGATAGTAAAATACTGGAGTTATTTCCAGACAGAAGATTAGATTATTTAAGTGAAACAAATTTAAGGCAAGCTCAGTTAATTTCATTAAGAATATTAAAAACAATAGATTATATATGCAAAAAGCATAATATTCAATATTGGTTGGATTGTGGTACTTTACTTGGAGCTGTTAGGCATAAGGGATTTATACCTTGGGATGATGATGTTGATATAGCTATGACAAGGGATGATTATAATAGATTTTTAGAAATTGTCCATAAAGAACTTCCAGATGATTTTTTTGTTCAAAATTTTAACACAACCCCTTACGCTGGTAATACGTGGACTCAAATTAAGGACAGAAAAAGTAAAATTATATTGGAAAGGAATGCAGAGTACCATGAAGGTATTTATGTAGATATATTCCCATTTGATACATACTCAGATAAGTTATTAAAACGAATTTTTCGTGAGAAAATATATAAATTAATGTATATAAAGGTTCAAGCTATAAATGCACCGCTTAAAAAGCCTTACTTTGAAAAAATTAATATAATTAAAAATATAGTGAAAGTTTTATTAAAAGTAACTTTCTTTATATTTGCTTTTTTAAATTATAAATTCATATATAACCTAAATATAAATACAAGAGATAAAAGAATAGCAGATATGGCCAAGAATCCTCAAACTAACTATGGTATTGGTACTGATGTTCTAAATTGGGATAATGTTTATAAAGCAGGAGATATATTTCCTTTAACAAAAGTAAAGTTTGAGGATTATGAATTTAGTTGTCCTAATAATTATGGAAACTATCTAAAATTAACTTATGGCAGTGACTATATGAAGATGCCTCCAGAGAGCAAGAGGATCTTTCATAATCTTGAGATTAAACCTGTTTTGAATGAAACGGAAATAGAAGAGCTCAACAGAAAATTTAGATAA
- a CDS encoding 2-aminoethylphosphonate aminotransferase yields MESIKRNVLLNPGPATTTDSVKYAQVVPDICPREKEFGDVMEFVSKELTNFVADNEKYTTVLFGGSGTAAVEAMLTSAVGEDYVLIINNGAYGKRMCEIAEAYCMNYIEFKSSPFEAVDLNALEEAIKQSKVKISHLAVIHHETTTGLLNDVKTLGQLCKKYAMDMIVDGMSSFAGMPINMEEMNITYLASSSNKCIQGMAGISFVIAKLDALIKLNDVKKRNYYLNLYQQYEYFKKNYQMRFTPPVQTLYALKQAIIEAKEETVEKRHERYVKAWKTLVEGLDRLGLKYLVNPKDHSKLITTVVEPESGMYNFDKMHDYLYERGYTIYPGKVSDLNTFRIANIGDLNYTDVEKFLTILEEYINTLK; encoded by the coding sequence ATGGAAAGCATTAAAAGAAATGTACTTTTAAATCCTGGTCCAGCTACCACTACTGACAGTGTTAAATATGCTCAAGTTGTTCCAGATATATGTCCTAGAGAAAAGGAATTTGGAGATGTAATGGAGTTTGTTTCAAAGGAATTAACAAACTTTGTTGCAGATAACGAAAAATACACTACAGTTTTATTTGGCGGCTCCGGAACTGCTGCTGTAGAGGCTATGCTCACTTCAGCAGTAGGTGAGGATTATGTACTAATTATAAATAACGGTGCCTATGGGAAGAGAATGTGCGAAATAGCTGAAGCTTACTGTATGAATTATATAGAATTTAAAAGCTCACCTTTTGAGGCTGTCGATTTAAATGCTTTAGAAGAAGCTATTAAGCAATCAAAAGTTAAAATATCTCATTTAGCTGTAATACATCATGAAACAACAACAGGGCTATTAAATGATGTGAAAACCTTAGGACAGCTATGTAAGAAATATGCTATGGATATGATAGTTGACGGAATGAGTTCCTTTGCAGGTATGCCAATAAATATGGAGGAAATGAATATAACATATTTAGCTTCTAGCTCAAATAAATGCATACAAGGTATGGCAGGTATAAGTTTTGTTATAGCTAAATTAGATGCTCTGATAAAGCTTAATGATGTTAAAAAAAGAAATTATTACTTGAATTTATACCAACAATATGAATATTTCAAGAAAAATTATCAAATGAGATTTACTCCTCCAGTACAAACCTTATATGCTCTAAAGCAAGCTATAATTGAGGCAAAAGAAGAAACTGTTGAGAAAAGACATGAAAGATATGTAAAAGCGTGGAAGACTTTGGTGGAAGGGCTTGATAGATTAGGTCTGAAGTATTTAGTAAATCCAAAAGATCATTCTAAGCTTATAACTACTGTTGTAGAACCTGAATCTGGAATGTATAATTTTGACAAAATGCATGATTATCTTTATGAAAGAGGATATACAATATACCCTGGCAAAGTTAGCGATTTAAATACATTTAGAATAGCTAATATAGGTGACTTAAACTACACTGATGTCGAAAAATTCTTAACAATATTGGAAGAATATATAAATACGTTAAAATAA
- a CDS encoding sugar phosphate nucleotidyltransferase: MVTTAVILAAGLGSRLKEKTKYMPKGFLTIEDKAIVLRSIDKLIEAGINRLVIGTGYHSEYYEELALKNPLIECVKNEEFASTGSMYTLYNLQSKINEDFLLLESDILYDKHGLDELLKDRRANVILASGKTNSNDEVYIEADKDNKLVNMSKKSEQLQSIYAELVGITKVSNDMYKEMCRYTANELEKNRKFDYESVIVAVSKKMDVYVNKLEDYAWCEIDDDTHLNRALNSIFPKIKESEENGKH, encoded by the coding sequence ATGGTAACTACTGCGGTAATATTAGCTGCAGGACTTGGCAGCAGATTAAAAGAAAAGACAAAATATATGCCTAAAGGATTTTTAACTATAGAAGACAAAGCAATTGTGCTTAGATCTATTGATAAGCTCATTGAGGCAGGTATTAATAGATTAGTAATAGGTACAGGATACCATAGCGAATATTATGAAGAGTTAGCTTTAAAGAATCCTTTAATTGAGTGTGTAAAGAACGAGGAGTTTGCTTCGACAGGAAGCATGTATACACTTTATAATCTTCAAAGTAAAATAAATGAGGACTTTCTCCTTTTAGAGTCAGATATATTATATGATAAGCATGGCTTAGACGAATTATTAAAAGATAGAAGAGCTAATGTTATATTAGCAAGCGGAAAAACTAACTCTAATGATGAAGTTTATATTGAAGCTGATAAGGATAATAAGCTTGTTAATATGTCAAAAAAATCTGAGCAGTTACAAAGTATTTATGCAGAATTAGTTGGTATAACAAAGGTATCTAATGATATGTATAAGGAAATGTGCCGATATACTGCTAATGAGTTAGAAAAGAATAGAAAATTTGATTATGAAAGTGTTATTGTAGCTGTTTCAAAGAAAATGGATGTATATGTTAATAAGCTAGAAGATTATGCATGGTGTGAGATTGATGATGACACTCATCTTAATAGAGCTTTAAATAGTATATTTCCAAAGATAAAGGAGAGTGAAGAAAATGGAAAGCATTAA
- the aepY gene encoding phosphonopyruvate decarboxylase has translation MVNVEGFYNLLKEKDIGFFTGVPDSLLKNFCAYVKDNTPDSHNIVAANEGNALALASGYYLATKKIALVYMQNSGLGNIINPLTSLTDPLVYSIPALLVVGWRGEPGKKDEPQHIKQGKVTVELLDTLGIKYTVLSNESSQEEAKEALDKAVNHMKEHLEPYALVIRKDTFDEYKLKSENKSNFTLTREEAIRVILKNIDSEDVIVSTTGMASRELFELREARGEGHEKDFLTVGSMGHSSQIALGIAIAKPETNVYCLDGDGALLMHMGGLSIIGSVSPKNYKHIVINNGAHDSVGGQPTVALEVNIGSIATACGYKSVLTVETEQDISEKINILKKSEGPALLEIRVNKGARKNLGRPTTTPVQNKLAFMDFLSK, from the coding sequence ATGGTAAATGTTGAAGGTTTTTATAATCTGCTAAAAGAAAAAGATATAGGTTTCTTTACTGGAGTACCAGATTCTTTACTGAAAAACTTTTGTGCTTATGTTAAGGATAATACTCCTGATAGCCATAATATTGTAGCTGCAAATGAAGGAAATGCTCTTGCATTAGCTTCAGGTTACTATTTAGCTACTAAAAAAATTGCGCTTGTATATATGCAAAACTCTGGTTTGGGAAATATTATAAATCCATTAACCTCCTTAACTGATCCTTTGGTATACAGCATACCAGCTCTCCTTGTAGTTGGTTGGAGAGGAGAGCCAGGAAAGAAGGATGAACCTCAACATATAAAGCAAGGTAAGGTTACAGTTGAACTTTTAGATACTTTAGGCATTAAATATACTGTTCTATCCAATGAAAGTAGTCAAGAAGAGGCAAAAGAGGCTCTTGATAAGGCTGTTAATCACATGAAGGAACATCTAGAGCCTTACGCATTAGTTATTAGAAAAGATACTTTTGATGAGTATAAATTAAAGTCTGAAAATAAATCTAACTTTACTTTAACAAGAGAAGAAGCTATAAGAGTAATATTAAAAAATATAGATTCAGAAGATGTAATAGTTTCAACAACGGGAATGGCATCAAGAGAACTTTTTGAGCTAAGAGAAGCACGCGGCGAAGGTCATGAGAAAGACTTTTTAACAGTAGGTTCTATGGGGCATTCCTCACAGATTGCACTTGGAATTGCTATTGCAAAACCTGAGACAAATGTTTACTGTTTAGATGGAGATGGAGCTCTTTTAATGCATATGGGTGGACTTTCTATAATTGGTTCAGTTAGTCCCAAAAACTATAAACATATTGTAATTAACAATGGAGCTCATGATTCTGTTGGAGGACAGCCAACAGTTGCCTTAGAAGTTAATATTGGAAGTATAGCTACAGCATGTGGTTATAAATCAGTATTAACTGTAGAAACTGAACAAGATATAAGTGAAAAAATCAATATTCTTAAAAAATCAGAAGGACCTGCCTTATTAGAAATAAGAGTAAATAAGGGTGCAAGAAAAAATTTAGGTAGACCTACTACAACACCAGTACAAAATAAATTAGCCTTCATGGATTTTTTATCTAAATAA
- the aepX gene encoding phosphoenolpyruvate mutase produces MSKVYVAMSADIIHHGHMNVINKARELGEVIVGLHTDEVISSYWRNPILTYEERKGIVQNLKGVSQVIPQNTLDQVPNLLELRPDYVVHGDDWKEGFQKNLRDRVINTLKEWGGELIEIKYTEGVSISKLDDAINQIGTTPQVRMKKLRKAIDSKGLIRVMEAHNGLTGLIVEKTRVEQEGKIKEFDAMWVSSLCDSTAKGKPDIELVDLTSRLNTINDILEVTTKPIILDGDTGGEIEHFTYTVKTLERLGVSAVIIEDKIGLKKNSLFGTDVQQTQDSIEHFCEKIAAGRNARVTKDFMVIARIESLILKAGMEDALKRAKAYIEAGADGIMIHSQSKEPKEILEFCAEYKKIENKVPLVVVPTSYCQITEAELAEAGANVVIYANHLIRSAYPAMVKTAESILTHERALEANEYCMPIKQILTLIPGGQ; encoded by the coding sequence ATGAGTAAGGTTTATGTAGCAATGAGTGCCGACATTATACACCATGGACATATGAACGTTATAAATAAGGCAAGAGAGTTAGGAGAGGTAATTGTAGGACTTCATACTGATGAAGTAATTTCAAGTTATTGGAGAAATCCGATTTTGACTTATGAGGAAAGAAAAGGAATAGTACAAAACTTAAAGGGTGTTAGTCAAGTTATTCCTCAGAATACGTTAGACCAAGTTCCTAACTTACTAGAGCTTAGACCTGACTATGTGGTGCATGGTGATGATTGGAAAGAAGGTTTTCAGAAAAATTTACGAGATAGAGTTATTAACACCTTAAAGGAATGGGGTGGAGAACTTATAGAGATTAAGTATACTGAAGGTGTGTCAATTTCAAAACTTGATGATGCTATTAATCAAATAGGAACTACTCCTCAGGTAAGAATGAAGAAGCTAAGAAAAGCAATTGACTCTAAAGGCTTAATTAGAGTTATGGAAGCTCATAATGGATTGACAGGATTAATTGTTGAAAAAACAAGAGTAGAGCAGGAAGGCAAGATAAAAGAATTCGATGCTATGTGGGTAAGTAGTTTATGTGATTCAACAGCAAAGGGTAAACCAGACATAGAACTTGTAGATTTAACTTCAAGATTAAATACAATAAATGACATACTTGAAGTAACAACGAAACCTATTATCCTTGATGGGGACACTGGTGGAGAAATCGAACACTTTACGTACACTGTCAAGACATTAGAGAGATTGGGAGTTTCAGCGGTTATTATCGAAGATAAAATTGGACTTAAAAAGAATTCTCTTTTTGGAACAGATGTACAGCAAACACAGGATAGCATTGAACACTTCTGTGAAAAAATAGCTGCTGGAAGAAATGCAAGAGTAACAAAAGACTTTATGGTGATAGCTAGAATAGAAAGTTTGATTTTGAAGGCTGGTATGGAAGATGCATTAAAGAGAGCTAAGGCTTATATAGAAGCTGGAGCAGACGGAATTATGATTCACAGCCAAAGCAAAGAGCCTAAAGAAATATTAGAGTTCTGTGCTGAATATAAAAAGATAGAAAATAAGGTGCCACTAGTTGTAGTACCAACTTCATACTGCCAAATTACTGAAGCAGAGCTAGCTGAAGCAGGTGCAAATGTTGTTATATATGCAAATCATTTAATTAGAAGTGCATATCCAGCAATGGTTAAAACAGCTGAAAGCATTTTAACGCACGAAAGAGCCCTAGAAGCTAACGAGTATTGCATGCCTATCAAGCAAATACTTACATTGATACCAGGAGGCCAATAA
- the galU gene encoding UTP--glucose-1-phosphate uridylyltransferase GalU, which translates to MKVKKAIIPAAGLGTRFLPATKAQPKEMLPIVDKPTIQYIIEEAVASGIEEILIITGRNKRAIEDHFDKSVELEQELEAHNKEELLTMVRDISNMVNIHYIRQKEPKGLGHAISCAKTFVGKEPFAVMLGDDVVDSEVPCLKQLIDCYTEYKTTILGVQQVPLDDVSKYGIVKGMHIEDRVYKVKDLVEKPKTEEAPSNIAILGRYIITPQIFDILDNTTPGKGGEIQLTDALKSLIQNEAMYAYNFDGRRYDVGDKLGFLEATVEFALKREDLRDPFIKYLLSIKENSSIKEFVKNELE; encoded by the coding sequence ATGAAAGTTAAAAAGGCTATTATACCTGCTGCAGGGTTAGGAACAAGATTTTTGCCTGCAACTAAGGCTCAACCAAAAGAAATGCTGCCAATAGTAGATAAACCAACTATACAGTATATTATAGAAGAAGCTGTTGCATCAGGGATTGAAGAAATACTTATAATAACAGGTCGTAATAAAAGAGCAATAGAAGACCATTTCGATAAGTCAGTAGAATTAGAACAAGAATTAGAAGCTCACAATAAAGAAGAATTACTTACCATGGTAAGAGATATATCCAATATGGTTAATATACATTATATTAGGCAAAAAGAGCCTAAAGGCCTAGGGCACGCAATTAGCTGTGCAAAAACATTTGTTGGAAAGGAACCTTTTGCAGTAATGCTTGGAGATGACGTTGTAGACAGCGAAGTACCATGCTTGAAACAATTAATTGATTGTTATACTGAATACAAAACAACTATATTAGGGGTACAGCAAGTTCCATTAGATGATGTTTCAAAATATGGAATTGTTAAAGGTATGCACATAGAGGATAGAGTCTATAAAGTTAAAGACCTAGTTGAAAAGCCTAAAACTGAAGAGGCGCCATCAAACATCGCTATATTAGGTAGATACATAATTACCCCTCAAATATTTGATATTTTAGATAATACTACACCGGGCAAAGGCGGCGAAATTCAGCTTACAGATGCTTTAAAAAGCTTAATACAAAATGAGGCAATGTACGCATATAATTTTGATGGTAGAAGATATGACGTTGGAGATAAGTTAGGGTTTTTAGAAGCTACTGTTGAGTTCGCATTAAAGAGAGAAGACCTTAGGGATCCATTTATTAAGTATCTACTATCTATTAAAGAGAATTCTTCAATAAAAGAATTCGTAAAGAATGAGTTAGAGTAG